The genomic window AGTTAAACCTTTGTGGGATAGTATCATAGGACAAATTCAATAAAGAACATAAAAATGGAGATATATTATGAAAAAAATAATATCAGGATTAGTAATTATTACAATAATTTTTAGTTTGATGTCTTCTTTTTGTATTGCAGGAGCAGAAAGTGCTAATACTGTTTCGCAATGCGAAACGGGATTATTAAATGCTGTGCAAACAATTAATGCGGCAAAGAATTATTTAAAATCAGATGACAAAAATAAAGAATATCTTAGCAATTTAAATGTAGGGCAGGGTCTTATTCAACTTGAAGGTTTTCTTATTTCCACTGAAAAGGCAGTTCTGGCAAGTGGGCAGGGAGCAACAAACAATATAATTTCAATAGTAGCAAGTGCCGAATATGCAACTAAAGATATAGAAAACGAACTTGGGCAAAGAGTAAAAAATCAGTTACAAAAGGTAAAAACAAATCTTAATATTACATATACTCCCACAGGGAATACTGCTTCGGCATCGGGTCTTAAGGGTTTCAGAGATTTAGGCAATCACAAGTGGGCAGAAAATGCCATTATGGATATGTCTGTTGGAGATTATAAGGGATTATTCAGCGGTACATGCGCGCCTGATTCTCAGGGAATAGCGACATTCAGCCCTGACAATCCGATAACAAGAGTAGAATTTATTGCTGTTGTTGTAAGGGCAATACTTCCCGAGTATTTAGCAGCAATGCCTGTTTTCTATAATGAACCGTGGTATAAAAACGCTTACGATGTGGCAATTTGTAATAATCTGATACAGGAAAAAAGCGAATATCCTTTTACCCCTCAGGTGCTTGAGGCTCCTATGCCAAGGCAGGAAATGGCACTAATTCTTACAAGAGCATGTAATTTAAAAGGAGAAGACACGGATACATTGGCGAAAGTAAGCGACATTGCCGACTATGATACTATAGGTGACGAATATAAGAAATCTGTCAGAGTTGCATTTTCAAAGGGCTTGATAACAGGAAAAGACGACAAGGGAACATTTGACCCTTATGCGACACTCACAAGAGCAGAAGGTGCAATAGTTCTTTACAGACTGGCAGATCCTATTAACAGAGTTTTTCCCGATTATAAAGAAAAACTCGAACAAGGGCTTACATTAATGGAGATGCATCAGATTAGACTTTAAATGCTAAGTGCTGATGTTTGAATAAATGTTATAAACAAAAGGCAAAACCTCAAAGATGGAGTCTTAGGGGATTTTGCCTTCTTTTTTTGTATTTATTTGTTTAGGCACTCGGGAGTTGAACCCCTTATGCCTTAAATTTGTTAAATTTTAATCTTTTTAACTTGGCGTCCTCGTAAGGCGACAGCCTGACTTCGTCCTTCGCATTAAAAATCTTAGAAATTTTCCTACGTTTAAGGTCGAAGAGTTTAAAATTTAGAAATTTTGTTTAAGTCAAAGAAATTTCAAGGATGATACTTACGTATATCCGCAGGAATTTCTGCAGGATTAAGCGAAATTTCTAATTTTAAACCATAAGGTGTTCGACTCCCGAGTGCCTAATTAAAGTAAAAAACAATATTTAGTTTTCACTTTTTTTTAAAACATCTTGCGTTTAAGTTTGAAGTTGTGGTACAATGTAAGTTGAAAGAATATAATTTACGGAGGATATTATGGCGAAAGAAACTTACGATAATTCCAGTATCTCTTCTCTTAAAGGTGCGGACAGGGTAAGAAAAAGACCTGCCGTTATTTTCGGGTCGGACGATCTGGAAGGATGCAAACATGCGATGTTTGAAATTCTTTCCAATTCAATTGACGAAGCAAGAGAAGGTTACGGAAAGGTTATAGAAGTAAGAAGATACCTTGACCATTCCATTGAGGTTACAGACTACGGAAGAGGTATTCCTGTTGATTATAACCCTGTTGAAAACAGATTTAACTGGGAACTTGTATTCTGCGAACTTTATGCGGGAGGCAAGTATAATAATATGGACGGGGAAAACTATGAGTTTTCTTTAGGGCTTAATGGTCTTGGAAGTTGTGCGACTCAATATTCTTCTTCTTATATGGACGTTACGGTTAAAAGAGATAATACAGTATTTAGCCTTCATTTTGAAAAAGGGGAAAATATAGGCGGTCTTAAAAGAGAAGAGGCAATGGATAAAAAAACGGGTACCAAAATCAGATGGCTTCCCGACCTTGACGTATTTACCGATATAAATATTGAACTTGAATATTTTATTACCGTACTTAAAAAACAGGCTGTTGTTAATCCCGGACTTACCTTTAAACTGTTTGACGAAAAGGAAGACGGAACATTTACTCAGTATGACTTTTTATATAAAGACGGTATGGTGGATTATATAAAAGAGATAAACGAGGGAAAAGAATTTACATCCATTCATCAGGTTTCCTGCGAAAGAGTAGGGAAAGACAGGAGCGACAAAAAGGATTATAAAGTTAAAATGCATTTTGCATTTTGCTTTAATAACCATGTAAACCTTTTGGAATATTATCATAACTCAAGTTTCTTAGAGCATGGAGGTTCTCCTGATAAAGCGGTAAGAACTGCATTTGTTTATGCTATTGACAAGTATATAAAGCAACTTGGCAAATACGGAAAAAATGACAGTAAAATTACCTTTAACGATATTGAAGACAGTTTAATTTTAGTATCAAATTCTTTTTCAACATATACATCTTATGCCAATCAGACTAAAAAAGCAATAACCAACAAGTTTATTCAGGATGCTATGACCGAGTTTTTAAAAGAGCAACTTGAAATTTATTTTGTGGAAAACAAGCAGGAAGCGGATAAGATTGTTGAACAGATTTTAGTTAATAAAAAGAGCAGAGAACAAGCAGAGAAAACAAAACTTAATATTAAAGGCAAACTTACTTCTAAAATGGATATAACAAGCAAAATCAACAAGTTTGTTGATTGCAGAACAAAAGATGTGGAAAAAAGAGAAGTATATATCGTGGAAGGGGATTCTGCTAAGGGGTCCTGTGTTCAGGGAAGAAATGCAGAGTTTCAGGCTATAATGCCGATAAGAGGTAAGATACTTAACTGCTTAAAAGCAGAGTATGACAAGATTTTTAAAAGCGATATAATAATTGACCTTATGAAAGTATTAGGATGCGGAGTGGAAATAAATCTTAAACACTCAAAAGATTTATCTGCGTTTGATATTGATAAATTAAGATGGAATAAGATTATTATATGTACCGATGCCGATGTTGACGGTTTCCAGATAAGAACTTTGATTTTAACTATGATTTACCGTCTTGCGCCTACACTTATTGAAAAAGGAAAGGTATATATAGCAGAATCTCCTTTATTTGAAATTACGGCAGGAAAGGATACATTCTTTGCCTATGATGAAAGGGAAAAGACGGAAATTATTAATAAACTAACAGGCAAATATACTATTCAGCGTTCAAAGGGGCTTGGCGAAAACGAGCCTGAAATGATGTGGCAAACGACTATGAACCCTGAAACAAGAAGGCTTATTAAAGTAATGCCCGATGATGCTAAGAAGACTCAGGAAATTTTTGAACTTTTACTTGGCGATAATATTCAAGGAAGGAAGGATTATATCAGAGATTACGGTATGGATTACATGGAATATCTCGATATCAGTTAATTATTATGAATTTTACGGAAAAATCGATAGTAAGCACACTTAAAACCAACTATATGCCTTATGCAATGAGCGTTATTATTTCCCGTGCAATTCCTGAAATTGACGGATTTAAGCCTTCCCACCGTAAACTTTTATACACTATGTATAAAATGGGACTTTTAAAAGGTGCAAAAACCAAATCTGCCAACATTGTAGGGCAGACTATGAAACTAAACCCTCATGGCGATATGGCAATATATGAAACGATGGTACGTCTGACAAGAGGGAATGAAACTTTACTTCATCCGCTCGTTGAATCAAAAGGGAACTTCGGTAAAGTTTATTCAAGAGATATGGCATTTGCCGCCTCAAGATATACCGAAGCAAAATTAGAGAGTATCTGTGCAGAAGTATTTAAAAATATTGATAAGGATACTGTTGACTTTGTGGATAATTATGACGGTACAATGAAGGAGCCTTCGCTGTTGCCTGTTACTTTCCCGTCAATACTTGTTAACGCAAATCAGGGTATTGCAGTCGGTATGGCGTCAAACATCTCAAGTTTTAATTTAAGGGAAGTTTGCGAGGGAACTATTGCATATCTTGATAATCCCGATATAGATATATGTAATTATATCAAAGCGCCCGACTTTTCTACAGGTGGTTTTATCATTTATGAAAAGGACCAGATGGAAGAAATTCTAAGAACGGGCAGAGGAAGTTTTAAAATAAGGTCAAAATATCAGTTTGACAAAAAAAATAATCTTATTGAAGTTACTGAAATTCCTTATACAACAAGTATTGAACTTATTATGGATAAGATTATCGAACTTGTTAAAGCGGGAAAACTTAAAGAAATAAATGACGTAAGGGACGAAACCGACCTTAACGGTCTTAAAATTGCGATTGAAATAAAAAGAGGGACTGACCCTGATAACTTAATGTTAAAACTTTTCAAGATGACACCGCTTGAGGACAGTTTCCCCTGTAATTTCAACGTACTTATAAACGAAATGCCTCAGGTGCTTGGCGTTAAAGAGATTATTTCTGCATGGTGTGATTTCAGAATAAATTGCATAAAAAGGCAGACAAGATATGAAATCGGAGTTAAGAGCCAAAAACTTCATCTTTTAAACGGTATTAAGAAAATTCTTTTAGATATTGATAAAGCAGTTGATATAGTAAGAAACACCGAAGATGACGATGAAGTTATCGAAAACTTAATGAAAGGTTTTAATATTGATAAGGTTCAGGCAGAATATGTGGCAGAAATCAAGTTAAGAAACCTTAACAAAAACTATATTTTAAACCGTCTTACTGAAATTGAAGAATTAAAAGAAGACTTGGAAAAATTAAATGAACTGCTTTCGGATGTTAAACTTATAAAGGACTACATCAAAGATGAACTTAAAGAAATTGCCAAAAAATACGGAATGGAAAGAAAGTCCCAGATACTTGAAGCGGGCAATATAGAAAAATATTCATCTGAGGAAGTTATCGAAGATTATAATCTTAAAATATATCTTACCAAAGAAGGCTATTTAAAGAAAGTTCCTCTTGTTTCCCTAAGAGCAGGCGGAGAGCATAAACTAAAGGAAAACGATAAGATTGTTAAGGAATTTGATGAAACAAATGTTGGCGAACTTATTGTGTTTACAACAAAAGCCAATGCGTATAAACTTAAAATTTCAACCATTACCGACTGTAAATTAAGCCAGATGGGTGAATTTTTAAAGAGTATTTTAGAATGTGAATCTGATGAAGAAGTTATTGACGTATTTCCGACTTATAAGTATAAAGGAACATTCCTTTTTGCTTATGAAAACGGCAAAGCGGCAAAAATTCCTTTAGAATCCTATGAAACTAAAGCAAACCGTAAAAAACTTATTAACTCTTTTAGTTTAAAAGAGAAATTATGTAAGATTATATACTTACCTGAAGATACCGATATGGTTATGTACTCGAATGTGGGAAAAATACTGGTGTTTAACTCTGCGAGCATAAATGCTAAAACAACAAGAAATTCTGCAGGCGTTAATGTAATGACTTTAAGAAAAGGTGCCAGATTAAAAAGAATTTCAGAACTTTCAAAAACAAGACTTAAAGACCCTGATTATTACAGAACTAAAAATATTCCTGCAGTGGGATGCTTCCAGAAAAGCGAGGAAACTCAGATAAGCCTGTTTGGAACCGACGGTAATTAGGAATGAGAAATTAGGAATTAGGAATGATGGAAATGCAATTATGCCATACGGCAATTGCATTGTTGCTCCCATAAAAAACAATAAAATCCATAACATAAATAAAATGCAACAGGATGGAAATAAAATATTAAAAAGGCGAAATGGCTATATAGCATCATTTCGCCTTCCTTTATTCCTAATTCCTAACTCCTCATTCCTAATTTAATATTACTCTTCTCCAAGGTAATGTTTTATAAGAACTTCTAAAATTTCGTCTCTTTCCAAAGAACTTACGAGAACTCTTGAATTATTATGGCTTGTAATATAAGTCGGGTCTCCCGATAGTAAGTAGCCGGTAAACTGACTTATTGGATTATAACCTTTTTCTTTAAGTGCATTAAACACTGTATCAATAATATACTTAGGGTCTTTTTCCTCTTTGAATTTTTCTATTAGTCTTGTTTCGCTCATGGTAAACCCTCCTTTAATATCATAATAAAATAATTTAATTATAAATTCAATAGTTTTAACAAAATTGACACATTTTTTTAAGATTTAAGCAAAATATTTTCCTTTGCTAATCTTTCGATTATACTTTCGGCAACTTCCATAACTTCTTCTCTTGTAAGTGTTCTTTCAGGATGAGAGAATAACATTCTTACAGTTATCGATTTTCCGCTTTCATCTAAGTAAGTATCAGTAACCGTTACTTTTTTAATAAGGTCACAGTTTTCAGTCTTTATTGCATTTCCTATCGGCTCAAATTTATCTGATACAAATGATAAGTCGATTTCCATTTCAGGGAATTTTGATGGTTCTTTATATGTTATACTTTCATTTTTTAGCGATGCTAAAATTTCCATATCAATTTCCAAAAATACGATAGATGCTTTTTTATCTATTTTTTTAGAAACAGTCGGATGAACAATTCCCATATTTCCAAGCCTTATACCGTCAGCATAAATTCCGTTTAAATTTTTTATATGCTGATAGGACTCAGTTACTTCTTCTTTTTTAAACGAAACTTCTTTATGTTTAATATCGTCAACAATTGTTGCAATTATATCTCTTAATTTAAGATAAATTTCTTCAATACCTTTAGTTTTTGAAAACAGTGTTATTGCAAGATTTTTCTTTTCAATACACATATTGTCTTTATCAACACCGTCAACAACTCTTCCTATTTCAAACACACCAAAATCCTGCGCATAGCCTGTGTTATACTTAACCTGGCAAAGTTGGGTAGGAATAATTGCATTTCTTATGGTTTCAATATTAGGATTTGTGGCATTTTGAAGTTTTATATTGTCGCAAACATCAATGCCAAGTGCTTTATATTCGTCATTATATGTCCACACATAAGAGTGAAGTTCGTGAAGAGAATATCTTTTAACTAAAATATCCTTGATATTATCTTCGTCACTTTTTAAAATGTCCGCTCTTACAGGATAAAGAGGTGCTTTTGCAGTGTTTACATCAAAGTTGTCATACCCGTAAATTCTTGTTATTTCTTCTATAATGTCCGCTTTCATTGTAACGTCTTTGGTTGCTCTGTAAGACGGAACAGTAACTTTGAATTCGTCATTTTCACATTCTGCCATAAATCCTAAAGATGTAAGTGTTTTTAAAATTGTATCGTTTGAAATTTCAATACCTGTATATTTATCTACAAACTTTTTAGAGAAAGTAAGATTAATAATATCATATTTTTTTGCATATTCATCGGTAAGCGATGATACAACCTTAACCTCAGGGTCAATATCTGTTAAAAGTTTTATAAATCTTGCTATGGCAGGAACTGTCATTTCAGGATCCAAACTCTTTTCATATCTCATAGAAGCATCGGTTCTGTGGTTAAGTCTTACTGTAGATTTTCTTACAGATGCAGCATCAAAAGTAGCCGATTCAAGAGTAAGCCTTGTGGTATCGGAAACTATTTCTGAATCTAAGCCACCCATTATACCTGCGATTGCAACAGGTGTGTTATCATTACAAATCATAAGGGTGTTTTCGTCAATATTTCTTTCCACTCCATCTAAAGTTGTGAATTTAAAAGGCTTGTCAAAACGTTTAATTCTTATTTTTTCAACCTTTCTTGAGTCAAAAGCATGCATTGGCTGACCCATTTCAAGCATCATATAGTTGGTAAGGTCGGCAAGTAGGTTTATAGCACGCATACCACAGTAGAAAAGTCTTATTCTCATATTGTATGGCGCAACTTTTTCTTTTATGTTTTCTACTTGAATTGAGGAATATCTCTGGCAAAGATTATCTTCAATTTTCATATCTATTTTCGGAAGATTATCGTATTTTGAAAGGTCAACCGTATCAAGAGGCTTTAACTGTCTTCCTGAAAGTGCTGCAAATTCTCTTGCTATTCCGTAATGCCCCCAAAGGTCAGGACGGTTTGTTAAAGATTTATTGTCAACCTCAAAAATAATATCTTCTATATCAAAAATTTCTTTCAAGTCTTTACCGTTTTCAAAAGATAATGGCAGGTCCATAATTCCTGAGTTGTCATCACTTATACCAAGTTCCTTTTCCGAACAGCACATACCAAAAGATGTGTAACCTGCAAGTGCGCGCGGTGCAATTTCAATTTCGCCTATTTTAGCACCCACTTTGGCAAAAGCAGTTTTCATACCCACTCTTACATTAGGAGCACCGCAGACAACATCAGTAAGTTTTCCGTCTCCCGCATCAACTTTTAAAAGATGCAGTTTTTTAGAGTCGGGATGGTCGGAAACTTCCTTAATTTCAGCGACAACTATTCCTGAAATATCGCTTCCTTTAAAGAAAATTTCATTTTCTACCTCTGCAGTAGATAAAGAAAACTGATTTATAAGTTTTAGTTTGTCAAGACCGGAAAGGTCTACAAAATCTGATATCCAATTCATTGATAATAACATTTATATACCTCCATAGCCTTCGGAAAGTTATCCGAACGCGTTTTTAAATTGTAAATTTTTGATATAATATCGTTAAAAGCCTTGGAAATATCGCATATTACCTGCGACTTTTGCCTCATTCTATCGAAAAATTTCCTAATTTGAAAATTCTTCGAACCTATAACGCTTTAAAATCTAGATTTTTCTAGGCGAAAGATTTCGATAATACGAGGTATATCGGAATCGACAACAACGAAAAAGCAGATTTTTAAGTGTTAGAGGCGTGTTTGGATAGCTTTCCGAAGGCTAAGGCACTCGGGAGTCGAACACCTTATGGTTTAAAATTAGAAATTTCGCTTTATACTGCACAAATTCCTGCGAATATACGAAAGTATTATCCTTGAAATTTATTTGTCTAAAACAAAATTTCTTAATTTTAAACTCTTCGACCTTAAATGCAGGGAAATTTTTAAGATTTTCAATGCGAAGGACGATGTCAGGCCGTCGCCTTACGAGGACGCCAAGTTGAAAAGATTAAAATTTAACAAATTTAAGGCATAAGGGGTTCAACTCCCGAGTGCCTAATCATCAAATGTGAACTGTGCTAAACTCTTTAAGTTACCGCTGTTTAAATCACGGATGTCTTTAACACCGTATTTCATCATTGCAAGACGTGTAAGTCCAAGACCAAACGCAAAGCCTGTGTATTCTTCAGGGTCAATTCCTCCTGCTTTTAAAACTTCAGGATGAATCATACCGCAGGGGCAAAGTTCAAGCCAACCTGAATGTTTACAGGAAGGGCACCCTTCTCCTCCGCAGATTAAACAACTTATATCAAGTTCAAAACCAGGCTCAACGAACGGGAAAAATCCGGGGCGAAGTCTTACTTTTATATCTTTTTTAAATACTTCGGAAAGCATTTTTTTCATAAAGAATATAAGATTTGAAATAGATATATCCTTATCTACCATAACCCCTTCCATCTGGAAGAAAGTATTTTCGTGGCAGGCATCAGTTGCTTCGTTTCTAAAACATCTGCCCGGGAAAATTGCTTTAATCGGGATATTATCATTTATAAGTGAATCTTTATATTTTTTATATATCGCATTCTGCGCTGCAGATGTCTGCGATTTTAAAAGCTGACCGTTTGTAAGATAATAAGTATCCTGCATATCTCTTGCAGGGTGATGCTTTGGAATATTTAAAGATTCAAAACATTCATAGTCGGTAACAACCTCGCTGTAATCTTCAACAGTAAATCCCATTGACTTGAATATTTTTTCACATTCTCTTTGCACCAAAGTTATAGGATGATATGAACCTCTTTCTAAATTAAGAGGCATTGACACATCTATTTCAGGCATTTTTTCTAACTCTGCTAAAATTTCCTTTTGTTTTAATTCCTCTGTTTTTTTGCCGATAAGTTCACTTGCTTCATTTTTAAGTTCGTTTACTTTTCCGCCAAAATCCTTCTTTTCTTCAATGCTAAGGTCTTTCATACCTTTTAAAAGACCTGTAATAAGTCCGCTTTTTCCAAGATACTCCACTCTTATGCTTTCAATATCTTCCATACAAGATACTGACTGAAGTTTTAAAATAAGAGCGTCTCTTAATTCGTTAACTTTTGCACTCATTTTTTATATTCCTTTCCTTACTTGTTCCTTATTCACTATTACTTATAACTTAAAAAACTCGTCCCCAAATACAAGGGACGAGTTCTAATATACCCGCGGTACCACCCAATTTTCAATAAAATTGACTCTTTTACATCTTTAACGGAATAACCCGCCCTGCCATTTCCTGCAGGGAACTCTTTAAGCGAACTTCAACTTTACTAAAATAAAAAATGCTTTCAGCCTAAGGCACTTTATCTCTGATATTCTTATAAAGCCTACTCTCTTAAATACAAACGTTTCTTTATCCATATTTGCAGAAATTTCTTTTTTAAACCATATCAGGCTCAAGTATTACTGCTCTATATATTATAACACACTTTTGTAAAATTGCAAGGTTTAATTTTATCTATAGAAAAATAATGATAATTTATATAAATATTATGAATTTGTATAATTTGCAATTAATTTTTTTCTAAAAAGTCCTTTAATTCTTCGTCATTTGAAGGTACTTTAATATTGCCTTTTGCAATAGAATCCCTTATTTCTCTTGCTTCGTTGTTTACTTTTTTATCAAGTAAGATATTGGTTTTAGAAAGAGAAATTAATCTGTCACTCATACCGAATTCGTAATTTTTCCCGAATTCAAGTTCTCTTTCAACGTAGGAATCCATTACATTACTCATAGCAAATTTTGTATTTTTTATAATACTTACAAGTACATGCTCGTGGTCATAGGATGCCTGATCAGTTCCACTGCCTATAACAAGTTTTTCACATTCGCCCGCAGCTTCAATAACGCCGTGACCTCCAGTCTGGAGTGCATGGAAAATAATATCACATCCGAAATCGTTATATAAAGAAAGTGCAGCAAGTTTTGCGCTTTGTTTATCATACTCGTTTTCAATGTTTAAAAATTCAGTCTGAACAGGTGTTCCCATAAGTTTCGATGCGTAATTTGCACCGGCAATAAAACCACATGCATATTTTTTGGTTATGGGGTTATTGTTTTCGCCTACAAAACCGATTATACCGTTTTTGGAAGATTTAGCGGCAATATAACCTGCTAAAAATCCGCCCTCTTCCTCTCTGAATGATATAGTAACAACATTTTGTGGAACATTGTCAAGTTTAACATCAATAATTCCGAAGTTAACTTCAGGGTAATTTTTTGCCTGTTTTACAACTTCATCTTTCCCGCCTTTTTCAAGGCACCATATAAAATCGTGGCCTTCGTTTATTATTATATTAAAATTACTTGCAAACTCATCTTCGTTAAGGTTTTCAAAATAAGAAACTCTTAAATTTGATGCATGTGCTCTCAGTCCGTTATAAGTTTCGTGATTTTGCGCGCCGTTAAATATTTCGTTGGCATAAGTAGTACAGGACACCTTCCTTGTACTTTCATAATATTCACATCCTGAAAGAGAAAAACAAAAAACAATTAAAAGAAGTAATGATATAAATTTTTTCATAATATTAATCCTCCTGTGATTGTATACAATAATTATATCAGTTAATTAAAAAAATTTCAATAATAAAAGTTTTTTTGAAAATATTTATTTACATAGAGAAATAAATGTGTTAATATTATAGTGAGTATTGCCGACAAAATACAACAAATTGAGGTAAAAAATGCGAGTAATATCCGGACTTAAAAGGGGAACTAATCTTTTTTCCCCTGTTACTGATAAAACAAGACCTACTACTGACAGAGTCAGAGAAAATATATTTAATCTTATAAGATTTTATCTTCCAGATTCCAACATTCTTGATTTATTTGCAGGAAGCGGAGCAATGGGGATTGAGGCATTATCGCAGGGCGGTAAAAAATGTGTTTTTGTTGACTCGGACAAAGAGGCTTATAATATTATAAATAAAAATATTACAAAAACCCGATTTGAAGATAAGGCAGAAGTTTATAAAATGCCTTTTGACAATTATCTTAACAGTTCAAAAGAGAAGTTTGATGTAATATTTTTGGATCCTCCGTATCATAAAGGTTTGGTTTTTGAGGCAATTAATCTGATTATAAAAAATAATTTATGTAACGATAACTGTATTTTTGTTATAGAAAGTGACTCTTCGGAGGAAATTGTAATTCCCGAAGGATTTGAACTTTTAAGAGAAAAAGTTTACGGCAGGGTTAAAGTAACTGTTATAAGAGAGGGATAACTATGAACATTGCAATATATCCGGGAAGTTTTGACCCGGTTACCAACGGGCATCTTGACATTATTGAAAGAACTGCCGCAATTTTTGATAAAGTAATAGTTGCAATTCTTATAAACAGTAATAAAAAGCCTACATTTACTATAGAAGAAAGAATGGATATGCTAAAGGCAGCAACGTCACATATCAAAAATGTTCAGATAGAATTTTTTGACGGGCTTTTAGTTGACTTTGTCAAGGCAAAAGGTGCGCGCGTTATTGTTAAAGGGTTAAGAGCAATATCAGATTTTGAGTACGAATTCCAGATGGCAATGCTTAATAAAAGCGTTGAACCTGAGATTGAAACATTATTTATGATGACAAGTAATAAATACTCTTATTTAAGTTCAAGCATTGTAAAAGAACTTGGAAGACTTGGGGCGTCCTTGGATGACCTTGTTCCTGAGAAAATAATGGATAATGTAATAAATAAATTAAGAAAGGGTTGATATTATGGCAGAAAATTTTAAAGATTTAATCGATGAACTTGAAGAAATTATTGAAGATGCAGGCAGTATTCCTTTGTCAGGAGGAAAAGCAATAATAAATAAAGAGGAAATTTTCTCACTTATCTCTCAAATAAGACTTAACTATCCTGAAGATTTAAAACAGGCAGAGTATGTCAGAAAAGAGAGAGACAGGATTTTGGCAGATGCTGAAAAAGAAGCACGTATATTAACCGATGAAGCGAAAAATAAAGTTGCAAAAATGGTTGATGATTCTGAAATAGTAAGACTTGCAAAACAAAAAGCAGCAGAAATTATTAAAGAAGCACAGGATATGGGTAACGACCATTTTAATCGTGCTGTGGAACAGGCAAATGCTG from Oscillospiraceae bacterium includes these protein-coding regions:
- the rsmD gene encoding 16S rRNA (guanine(966)-N(2))-methyltransferase RsmD, translating into MRVISGLKRGTNLFSPVTDKTRPTTDRVRENIFNLIRFYLPDSNILDLFAGSGAMGIEALSQGGKKCVFVDSDKEAYNIINKNITKTRFEDKAEVYKMPFDNYLNSSKEKFDVIFLDPPYHKGLVFEAINLIIKNNLCNDNCIFVIESDSSEEIVIPEGFELLREKVYGRVKVTVIREG
- the coaD gene encoding pantetheine-phosphate adenylyltransferase; translation: MNIAIYPGSFDPVTNGHLDIIERTAAIFDKVIVAILINSNKKPTFTIEERMDMLKAATSHIKNVQIEFFDGLLVDFVKAKGARVIVKGLRAISDFEYEFQMAMLNKSVEPEIETLFMMTSNKYSYLSSSIVKELGRLGASLDDLVPEKIMDNVINKLRKG
- a CDS encoding BMP family ABC transporter substrate-binding protein, with the protein product MKKFISLLLLIVFCFSLSGCEYYESTRKVSCTTYANEIFNGAQNHETYNGLRAHASNLRVSYFENLNEDEFASNFNIIINEGHDFIWCLEKGGKDEVVKQAKNYPEVNFGIIDVKLDNVPQNVVTISFREEEGGFLAGYIAAKSSKNGIIGFVGENNNPITKKYACGFIAGANYASKLMGTPVQTEFLNIENEYDKQSAKLAALSLYNDFGCDIIFHALQTGGHGVIEAAGECEKLVIGSGTDQASYDHEHVLVSIIKNTKFAMSNVMDSYVERELEFGKNYEFGMSDRLISLSKTNILLDKKVNNEAREIRDSIAKGNIKVPSNDEELKDFLEKN
- the pheS gene encoding phenylalanine--tRNA ligase subunit alpha — its product is MSAKVNELRDALILKLQSVSCMEDIESIRVEYLGKSGLITGLLKGMKDLSIEEKKDFGGKVNELKNEASELIGKKTEELKQKEILAELEKMPEIDVSMPLNLERGSYHPITLVQRECEKIFKSMGFTVEDYSEVVTDYECFESLNIPKHHPARDMQDTYYLTNGQLLKSQTSAAQNAIYKKYKDSLINDNIPIKAIFPGRCFRNEATDACHENTFFQMEGVMVDKDISISNLIFFMKKMLSEVFKKDIKVRLRPGFFPFVEPGFELDISCLICGGEGCPSCKHSGWLELCPCGMIHPEVLKAGGIDPEEYTGFAFGLGLTRLAMMKYGVKDIRDLNSGNLKSLAQFTFDD
- a CDS encoding ATPase — encoded protein: MAENFKDLIDELEEIIEDAGSIPLSGGKAIINKEEIFSLISQIRLNYPEDLKQAEYVRKERDRILADAEKEARILTDEAKNKVAKMVDDSEIVRLAKQKAAEIIKEAQDMGNDHFNRAVEQANAAKDEKKMEIDKYQDEVLSYVVSMLQKAESTTELSVSTVSKAIDELNKQYDAIRNIYEKVSQSRMNMLK